From the genome of Candidatus Korarchaeota archaeon NZ13-K, one region includes:
- a CDS encoding flap endonuclease-1: protein MGVKIGELIERRIELRLPDLSGKRVALDAFNAMYQFLAKVRQPDGTPLMTSRGEVTSVHSGVFYRTANLLKEGVIPVYVFDGEKPTFKSKAIEERVRTREEAEIKWREALEMGDIEEARKYAQAALNVNEEMVEDCKTILRLMGVPVVQAPSEGEAQAAYMASKGDVWAAASQDYDSLLFGAPRLVRNLTITGKRKLPGKDVYVDVNPELIELDDVLRANGITREQLIMIGILVGTDYNLGGVKGIGVKRALELVKRYRKPEELFSKIPWEFEPDPMSIYEFFLNPPRSDDYDLTLRRPRGEELLEFMVKEHEFSEERVKKVIAEIEEAYRMFSGGGLESWF, encoded by the coding sequence ATGGGGGTCAAGATAGGTGAGCTCATAGAGAGGAGGATCGAGCTCAGGCTTCCCGACCTATCGGGGAAGAGGGTCGCGCTGGATGCCTTCAACGCGATGTACCAGTTCTTAGCTAAGGTCAGACAGCCGGACGGAACCCCTCTCATGACCAGCAGGGGTGAGGTGACGAGCGTCCACTCCGGGGTTTTCTACAGGACGGCGAACCTGCTGAAGGAGGGCGTGATACCAGTATATGTGTTCGACGGGGAGAAGCCAACGTTCAAATCCAAGGCCATAGAGGAGAGAGTCAGGACCAGGGAGGAGGCCGAGATCAAGTGGAGGGAGGCCCTGGAGATGGGGGATATTGAGGAGGCTAGGAAGTACGCGCAGGCGGCGCTTAACGTGAACGAGGAGATGGTGGAGGACTGCAAGACCATACTGAGGCTAATGGGCGTTCCTGTCGTTCAGGCACCGAGCGAGGGGGAGGCCCAAGCGGCTTACATGGCATCCAAGGGTGATGTCTGGGCCGCCGCCTCCCAGGACTATGACTCCCTTCTCTTCGGGGCCCCTAGGCTCGTCAGGAATCTCACGATAACTGGAAAGAGGAAGCTCCCAGGGAAAGACGTTTACGTTGACGTGAATCCGGAGCTCATAGAGCTAGATGACGTCCTCAGGGCCAACGGGATAACTAGGGAGCAGCTGATAATGATAGGGATCCTAGTTGGGACGGATTACAACCTGGGAGGAGTTAAGGGGATAGGCGTGAAGAGGGCCCTCGAGCTCGTAAAGAGATACAGGAAGCCGGAGGAGCTCTTCTCCAAGATACCCTGGGAGTTCGAGCCTGATCCCATGTCGATTTACGAGTTCTTCCTGAACCCCCCGAGGAGCGACGATTATGATCTGACGCTTAGGAGACCGAGGGGAGAGGAGCTCCTGGAGTTCATGGTGAAGGAGCACGAGTTCTCGGAGGAGAGGGTCAAAAAGGTGATAGCCGAGATAGAGGAAGCTTATAGGATGTTCTCCGGAGGGGGGTTGGAATCCTGGTTCTGA